The genomic stretch ATGTAAGCCATTGCAGAGACCTGCCAgatgtttgaatgttcttaccAATATCATGCCCAATGTTGCAGCTTGAATTGCGTAAATAGTAAAAGCAGTTGAGGCCGTCACTGCACGAGCTTTCACTGGAGCACCTGCAGCTGCACCGCATAAGTTTGAAACACACATGTACACGATGGCTGAGATAAGAACACCACCAGCTATTGCACAGATTGCTATAAGAAGAGGTAAGTTGCTAAAACCTGCAGTCACTGTGATACATGATTCACTGTTGCATGTTGTTGTCCGATTTTCCTGGTTAAATATAGGTttagtttaacaaaacaaaaaactgttgcatttttaaaatttataactagatagaaaaaaacatatcAAAGATAAGGTAGAGTAAAGTTACCCAAATGGTAATATACATGAAGAATAATTATTTAGGGGTTTATtaattgaaaaacatttttttctgaaacagTTAGATTCAAATATACATATTCCACtaaatctattttaatgtTGTGTTCGTGGCATGGCACCGTGTAAGCCCAACAGCCTCTTACCAACAGATTACGGGTTTAAGGCTTGGCACTGCCATTGTGGccttatgtgtccttgagcaaacGATAATTACTaaaaccaagtggtcactaatgtgttgtttatTGGCAGCCGTGAAAAAACACCGctccaaagttacatacatggtagaaCATACATGTTATATCGACTTTTGTTTTTCCCACCAGGCGAAAatacagcaagttacatttatttcatgaacaaaatacaaataacaaaCCGTGATGCTACAGTTGGTAATGGTGCATTGTCGTTGTTGCGGTTTGCTTCCACCGCCACAGGTTAACGAACACGACGAGGTGTCAATCCACGGACCAAATGTACACGACtacaaattttcaaaaagacaaaaacatttatattatatttattgttaatgTACGTTCGGCCccctaaaaatatttcatttttaaaaccataaaaCCCAAGAttctttaattatatttttcatcaagaaatgttataaatcatttaaaaattttgaagtTATAGGCAgagaaaatacaaacaaatatacaagATACCCTTACAAGGGATGACAACTAAGATatgatgaaaaaaaaaatcaaaaatcttAGCTTACCTGAACATTGCAGGTCACTGTTTGAGTTTGCtgaaaaaacaatgttttgttaaagatgataatttaaaactataagaAAAATAGAACTCACAGTTGCATTCCCACAAGCCGATGGTAAAACACAATCTCGTTGTTGATTTTTTGTCCCATCACCACAAACAGCAGAACAACTTGAAACATCAAACCATGAACCAAATGTACAGTTCTaaacgaaataaaatattacgattggtttaacaattaatacaGAATTTCCATATACTAatatgtgtgtaacttatttaaacaaaggtGTGTGAGGTCAACTTGATGAAATTAAACAATGCATGATCAAATAAAAAGAGTGTCGTGTCATGTAGTATTCTCGCAagacaaaacaataataaaacatcaacATACATGGTTTGAAAAACCAAGTGATAACTATTATATAAGAAACTAAGAACAATACAATTATACAACAATTCTGAAACATATGGAAAGTTAACAGCAGATATTATCGAAAAAAGGAATGctttatgtataaatataaaaattgaaatacttACATGTGTGTTGCAACTTATGGTCTGAttgttctaaaaataaaacagaaaaagcaTTTGTGACTATACTGGTAAAATTGTTAGAATTTTGTGTTAATGTAGGATTCTCTAACTAGCAACTAAGgccaattaaaaaacaattaattgaatattattttattaattaaagttatttaaaatggcataccaacaaaaaccCAAATTTGTATATAGACAGAGATGCTTAAATATGTTCTAAAGAAACATCtataaaaaacgaaaaagcTTCTGAAAAAACACAAGATATAGAAATGCTCAAGTAAAAAACCATCTTGGCGTCAATGCACAGAATTTCCAAAAAGAAACTGCCCCCCCCCCAActttaaagcatttttaggttttaaactacttaatattttttgggcCTTGTAACaatgaatgcttcttttttataaatatgtaagaATGAATAACTTGTAGCCTtatcactttttattttttttcaactgAACGTCTAAATAGCCATGTTCGACACCTATGGTTCATTGCCTTTTTAGGATAAAGACAACACATACCATCCTATCTTATCATACAATCAACCTAACTAACTTACATTAGGTAAATGGCAACCAGGTGTTATACATTGTTGAGTTTGTACTTTGGTTCCCCCGCCACATGGATTTGTACATTGTGTAATATTACTCCATGCTCCAAACTGGCATGccttaacaaagaaaaagtgtTTGGATAAACAGGTTTTTAGTTacaaaagataaaatgttGATACTTACAATATTATTGCAGCTCACGGTTTGGTTATTCTGtagataaaacaaataataactttcttttgaaaattattatatatatatattaaccgTCTACTTAAAtaattagaaaatttaaagttttaaaaataagttttccgCATGAGTGGTTATGGAGTTAcaaagtatttaaacaaacacattaaatATTCAGCCTAATTAAaatcacgactctaaaagttttaaaaacagttctATAGGACTTGTTTTAACTACATTGACCTTTTCCCAGAATTTTAACTACAtcaacaaatttgtttttttcataaagtATGTCCCCCGTTGATATGTAACGTAAAGGAAATGTAATAACTTACATTAGGTAAATGGCAACCAGGTGTTATACATTGTTGGGTTTGTACTTTGGTTCCCCCGCCACATGGATTTGTACATTGTGTAATATTACTCCATGCTCCAAACTGGCATGCCTTAACAAAGAAATGATGATAAAATGTTTAGTTAGATATCCCGTATAACATTTAACTATTCGTTTATTATTGCTtgcaatgaaaaaataaatttaagattgcaaatgtagaaaaaaataaaaaacataattattttgttccaACAACACATACAGGTTTTACTAAAGTAGAATCTGATggcaaaaataacaaagataaaaagcggtgttataatttaaagcaagcagcaaacattttgttttaaagaaacaGTTAATCTACCTGAGTATTGCAGCTCACATTCTGAGTTTCCTGgaagataaaataagttttatctTTCTAGCAAaggaaaaaataatgcaaTACACAAATATGCTTTAAATACTAAATGTCTTTTAAAACTAAGAAAGCATAAATTTGAGTCATAAGATATGTAACAACAATTAATGTAGAAACTTGTGTATAATACTTGTAGAATAAATAGGTTTGTTacttaataattattattattatttaccataaatataataaagctattttttatttatatacaacatatactGTATCGGCTGTTACCTTACTGCAAATATTCATTATtgcaaacaaacttttttcatCTTGTATATTATGCTACAACTTTTTGAGTGTAAATTAACCGGATTAAAATGACTTGAACAAATCTACGCAAAGTCAGTAGGGTTTGACAAGGTTAATTTAGAAATACAGCTTTATTGAACCTATAATAAGCTAGGTAACAACAGTTGATATAATAactgacatttaaaaaattagtacATTTACGAACTTACTGTTGGGGTTGTACAACCAGATGGTGAGGTACAGTtgcgttgttgttgtttcgtACCACCACCACAAACAACAGAGCAACTTGAAATATCGAGCCATGCACCAAAGCCACAATTCTGATagaaaaatagataaaattAAGAATATGCAGATTTAAAGCAAATAAGTGAATACTCACATTATTATTGCAGGTCACTGTTCGATTAATCTGtggataaaacataaaatattacgttcactttattttcattgtatttgtttatcgTGTTTCTTTTAACTTTGGTATAAACTCCAGAAACCATGACAGCCCAAAGTTGGGGagttcttatatttttttatgtggccGACCCTTGACAACTTGTACAACAATGTTCCACAATCCAGATAAAAAGACAtttgaaataacaaaaaaattaatacgtACACCAAGAAATATGAACCtttaagaaaaagaaataatcaTAGTGGTATGGTCCattgtattttaagtttataaataaaaggttGGATTTTATCTCCGAATATAAGAGGAAATAAACTAACTTACATTAGGTAAATGGCAACCAGGTGTTATACATTGCTGAGTTTGTACTTTGGTTCCCCCGCCACATGGATTTGTACATTGTGTAATATTACTCCATGCTCCAAACTGACATGccttaacaaagaaaaagtgtTTGGATAAACAGGTTTTTATTTAAGGgaaattatgaatgaatgaataatacataaaaaaaaactacattatGAAGCTAGTTAAGtaaatgaatgtcacttattcATCTGCTCATGAAATAGAATTATGTcaattttctgaaaaaaacattaataattgtttgcttttttatgatattaaatcgtttaaacaataaaatttggTTAATCCTTttcaatatctttttttaaacattatgttacTAATTAATTTGAAGTTTATTAGtacaagttaatatttaataataacacTTACTGCAGTACTACAATTACGAAGTTCCGACACAGTGCTTCCATTTACGCATGCACTCGATACAGCACCTATAAACATGCACGTCTTCGTGTAGGTCTGTGGtataattgaatgtaacttgcttcatcctcgtgtggccagaaacgacagtcgttaaacacagatgttctgtttcatacacctcgtaccagcttataagttaccatggtttgttactttgtgggtggttttTTATGTTCGgctttggacaacccattagtgatcggttgaagcaattgccattaagtgttttgACG from Ciona intestinalis unplaced genomic scaffold, KH HT000611.1, whole genome shotgun sequence encodes the following:
- the LOC101241942 gene encoding coadhesin-like — its product is MFIGAVSSACVNGSTVSELRNCSTAACQFGAWSNITQCTNPCGGGTKVQTQQCITPGCHLPNINRTVTCNNNNCGFGAWLDISSCSVVCGGGTKQQQRNCTSPSGCTTPTETQNVSCNTQACQFGAWSNITQCTNPCGGGTKVQTQQCITPGCHLPNNNQTVSCNNIACQFGAWSNITQCTNPCGGGTKVQTQQCITPGCHLPNNNQTISCNTHNCTFGSWFDVSSCSAVCGDGTKNQQRDCVLPSACGNATQTQTVTCNVQSCTFGPWIDTSSCSLTCGGGSKPQQRQCTITNCSITENRTTTCNSESCITVTAGFSNLPLLIAICAIAGGVLISAIVYMCVSNLCGAAAGAPVKARAVTASTAFTIYAIQAATLGMILWRGQTRLKVKSGGTSGCCACCGGSDEDQQEGSNKVPMVRLFGNKKSPATVEEGIPSVNEPPGLSL